One segment of Calliopsis andreniformis isolate RMS-2024a chromosome 1, iyCalAndr_principal, whole genome shotgun sequence DNA contains the following:
- the LOC143178932 gene encoding tubulin alpha-1 chain: protein MRECISIHVGQAGVQIGNACWELYCLEHGIQPDGQMPSDKTIGGGDDSFNTFFSETGAGKHVPRAVFIDLEPTVVDEVRTGTYRQLFHPEQLITGKEDAANNYARGHYTIGKEIVDLVLDRIRKLADQCTGLQGFLIFHSFGGGTGSGFTSLLMERLSVDYGKKSKLEFAIYPAPQVSTAVVEPYNSILTTHTTLEHSDCAFMVDNEAIYDICRRNLDIERPTYTNLNRLIGQIVSSITASLRFDGALNVDLTEFQTNLVPYPRIHFPLVTYAPVISAEKAYHEQLSVAEITNACFEPANQMVKCDPRQGKYMACCMLYRGDVVPKDVNAAIATIKTKRTIQFVDWCPTGFKVGINYQPPTVVPGGDLAKVQRAVCMLSNTTAIAEAWARLDHKFDLMYAKRAFVHWYVGEGMEEGEFSEAREDLAALEKDYEEVGMDSAEGEGEGAEEY, encoded by the exons ATG CGTGAATGTATTTCAATCCACGTTGGTCAGGCTGGAGTCCAGATTGGTAATGCCTGTTGGGAATTGTATTGTCTTGAACATGGCATTCAACCCGACGGTCAGATGCCATCAGACAAGACTATTGGAGGAGGTGATGATAGTTTCAATACTTTCTTCAGTGAAACAGGTGCCGGAAAACATGTTCCCAGAGCTGTTTTCATCGACTTAGAGCCTACAGTAGTCG ACGAGGTTCGCACAGGCACATATCGTCAGCTCTTCCACCCAGAGCAGTTGATCACAGGCAAGGAAGATGCCGCGAACAACTACGCTCGCGGTCACTATACAATCGGCAAAGAGATTGTCGACCTTGTATTGGACCGTATCCGCAAACTCGCAGACCAATGCACAGGACTCCAGGGTTTCCTCATCTTCCACTCATTTGGAGGTGGCACTGGCTCTGGCTTCACATCTCTACTGATGGAACGTCTCTCTGTGGATTATGGAAAGAAGTCTAAACTCGAGTTCGCCATTTACCCAGCGCCCCAAGTCTCCACTGCTGTGGTCGAACCCTACAACTCTATCCTCACCACCCACACCACTCTAGAACACTCCGATTGTGCGTTTATGGTCGACAACGAGGCTATCTACGACATCTGTCGCCGCAACTTGGACATCGAGAGACCGACGTACACGAATCTGAACCGGCTGATTGGTCAAATCGTCTCCTCGATTACTGCTTCGCTTCGTTTCGACGGCGCTCTGAACGTGGACCTGACGGAGTTCCAGACCAACTTAGTACCTTACCCAAGGATTCATTTCCCTCTGGTGACCTATGCCCCAGTGATCTCCGCGGAGAAGGCTTACCACGAGCAGCTTTCTGTCGCGGAGATAACGAACGCCTGCTTCGAGCCAGCCAATCAGATGGTGAAGTGCGATCCTCGTCAAGGAAAGTACATGGCTTGCTGCATGCTGTACAGAGGAGATGTTGTGCCTAAGGACGTGAATGCAGCTATCGCGACTATCAAGACGAAGCGTACTATACAGTTCGTCGACTGGTGTCCCACTGGATTCAAAGTTGGTATTAATTACCAGCCACCCACTGTTGTGCCAGGCGGCGACCTCGCCAAGGTGCAGCGTGCCGTGTGTATGTTGTCGAATACCACTGCTATCGCCGAAGCGTGGGCCCGACTTGACCACAAGTTCGATTTGATGTATGCCAAGAGAGCGTTCGTTCACTGGTACGTTGGTGAAGGTATGGAGGAAGGTGAGTTCTCCGAGGCGCGCGAGGATCTTGCTGCCTTGGAGAAGGATTATGAGGAGGTTGGAATGGATTCCGCTGAAGGCGAAGGAGAGGGAGCTGAGGAATATTAA